Proteins from a genomic interval of Arachis hypogaea cultivar Tifrunner chromosome 10, arahy.Tifrunner.gnm2.J5K5, whole genome shotgun sequence:
- the LOC112717967 gene encoding uncharacterized protein At5g39865, producing the protein MKLLQLNHKGMDLEKEEEEEGEKHWIILYTTSMRGIRKTFQDCNRIRFLLRSLRVKFDERDVSLHMDYRDELWNLFGGKVTIPPKLFIKGTCIGGADEVLALHELGCLRNLLEGAPTITTDHDHCPCLGCNNFRFSICSLCSGSRKLRTIHAHDDHDFFFVRCPECNENGLVKCTICTS; encoded by the coding sequence ATGAAGCTCCTTCAACTCAATCACAAAGGCATGGAtctggagaaagaagaagaagaagaaggagaaaagcaTTGGATCATTCTGTACACGACGAGCATGAGAGGGATAAGGAAAACATTTCAAGACTGCAACAGAATCAGGTTCCTTCTGAGAAGCCTCCGAGTGAAGTTTGATGAGAGGGATGTGTCCCTTCACATGGACTACAGGGATGAGTTGTGGAATCTATTTGGCGGCAAAGTCACCATCCCTCCCAAGCTCTTCATCAAGGGAACCTGCATTGGCGGCGCTGACGAGGTTCTTGCCTTGCATGAGCTCGGCTGCCTTAGGAACCTTCTAGAAGGTGCTCCCACTATCACTACCGATCATGATCACTGCCCTTGTCTTGGTTGCAACAATTTCAGGTTCTCTATTTGCTCTTTGTGCAGTGGAAGCCGCAAACTCCGCACTATTCACGCTCATGACGATCATGACTTCTTCTTTGTTAGGTGTCCAGAGTGCAACGAGAATGGTCTTGTCAAATGCACCATTTGCACCTCCTAa
- the LOC114924559 gene encoding glutathione S-transferase T3-like: MLLQLPCHFANPHGLDAIDLNDDIEDRRQDSIQHWHWKEDEMLISAWLNVSTDPGVVACKKRWYKINKAVAQFAGCYDQASRNIRSGSNADDIKELAYKLYSTNYGQKFTFERHWNMLRLEQKWRSQLPTQSGGSKRTKVSATGAYSSSSNPETPLADEPGVDSPVRPQGSKKSKRRDLKLVNIIVSLLFIKVTVAKLAVK, encoded by the exons ATGTTACTCCAACTTCCTTGCC ATTTTGCCAACCCTCATGGATTAGATGCTATCGACCTCAATGATGATATTGAAGATCGGAGGCAAGATAGTATTCAACACTGGCATTGGAAAGAGGATGAGATGTTGATCAGTGCATGGTTAAATGTTTCAACTGACCCT GGGGTAGTTGCATGTAAGAAACGATGGTATAAGATCAACAAGGCTGTTGCACAATTTGCTGGTTGCTACGATCAAGCTAGTCGAAACATAAGGAGTGGTTCGAACGCTGATGATATAAAGGAGTTGGCTTATAAACTTTATTCTACAAATTATGGTCAAAAGTTCACTTTTGAGAGGCATTGGAACATGCTTCGATTGGAGCAAAAATGGAGAAGCCAACTACCAACACAGAGTGGCGGCTCAAAGAGAACCAAGGTTAGTGCAACTGGAGCatactcatcctcatcaaacCCAGAAACACCGTTGGCTGACGAACCCGGTGTGGACTCTCCCGTTCGCCCacaaggatcaaagaagagcaagcgAAGAG ATTTgaaattagtcaatattattgtgTCGTTGTTGTTCATTAAAGtgaccgttgcaaaactagccgttaagtAG
- the LOC140175769 gene encoding uncharacterized protein produces MARNFDDMFNEALYGKRRRQDNTLIDNWIDEYLLEDSEEEDIDRSPIPIPRRWINRDREAGHDRLFQDYFADEPVYNADIFRRRFRMRRDVFLWIVDALSNVYPYFQQRVDATGRRGLSPLQKCTAAIRMLAYGVAADAVDDYVRIGESTTIECLEKFVEGVISVFQDEYLRKPNPNDVQRLLQMAEGRGFPGMLGSIDCMHWQWKNCPKAWKGMYMSGYRGVATIVLEVVASSDLWIWHAFFGVSGSNNDINVLDRSPVFDDILNDRAPEVNYTINGNNYTMGYYLADGIYPEWATFVKSISKPQGEKRKLFAQYQEGQRKDVERAFGVLQARFAIIRGPARFWEKKKLANIMRACIILHNMIVEDERDSYAGNFAQGLEYDDINHFVAVAMSPDVAVAFSSESVTE; encoded by the exons atggctagaaattttgatgatatgttcaatgaggctttgtatggcaaAAGAAGACGGCAAGACAACACACTCATAGATAATTGGATCGATGAGTATTTACTCgaagattcagaagaagaagatatcgatAGAAGCCCTATCCCAATTCCTCGTAGATGGATCAACAGAGATCGAGAAGCAGGACATGATCGCCTTTTCCAAGATTACTTTGCAGATGAACCGGTGTATAATGCTGACATTTTTCGACGGAGATTTCGAATGAGAAGGGATGTGTTCCTTTGGATAGTAGACGCTCTCTCAAACGTCTATCCGTATTTCCAACAGAGGGTTgatgcaactggaagaagaggcttgTCGCCACTTCAGAAATGTACCGCTGCGATACGGATGTTAGCATATGGCGTTGCAGCTGAtgctgttgatgattatgtgcgcataggcgagagcactacaatcgaatgcttggaaaaatttgttgaaggtgtcattTCCGTGTTCCAGGATGAATACTTGCGAAAACCTAATCCAAATGACGTACAACGCCTGCTACAAATGGCGGAAGGTCGTGGCTTCCCTGGCATGTTGGgtagcattgactgcatgcattggcaatggaaaaattgtccaaaggcatggaaaggtatgtacatgagtggttatcgtggggttgcaaccatagtacttgaggttgtagcatcttcagacctttggatatggcatgcattctttggagtttctggttcaaataatgatatcaacgtgttagatcgttctccagtgtttgatgatattctaaatgaccgtgctccggaggtaaattatacaattaatggtaataattatacaatgggatactatttagcagatggtatttatcctgaatgggccacatttgtcaaatcaatctcaaagccacaaggtgagaaacgcaagttatttgcacaataccaagaagggcaaagaaaagatgtggaacgagcattcggagtgttgcaagcacgctttgcaattatacgtggtccagctcgtttttgggaaaagaaaaagcttgccaacataatgagagcttgtattatattgcataatatgattgttgaggatgaaagagacagctatgcaggaaattttgctcaaggcttagagtatgatgat atTAATCACTTTGTCGCCGTCGCTATGAGTCCGGACGTTGCCGTTGCATTTTCATCTGAGTCTGTCaccgaataa